In Arthrobacter ramosus, one DNA window encodes the following:
- a CDS encoding sugar phosphate isomerase/epimerase family protein — protein sequence MSDFSRLSLNSATTKKWTLAEAVDGCVRAGIPAIGPWRDIVADTGLDKAAKLIKDAGLRVSSLCRGGFLTAADAEGQAAALADNRAAILEAVALDTRELFLVVGGLAPGEKDVVAARRRVVDRLEDLVPFAVEHGVRLVLEPLHPMYAADRALISTLGQALDLAAPYDARAVGVAVDTFHVWWDPELKQQIQRAGRENRIASYQVCDFNLPIAADALLSRGMMGDGVIDFATIGSWVRDAGYAGDIEVEIFNQDIWDADGDAVLAAMKQRYAELVLPYA from the coding sequence CTGTCGGACTTTTCAAGATTGTCACTGAACAGCGCCACCACCAAGAAATGGACGCTCGCCGAAGCCGTGGACGGCTGCGTCCGGGCCGGAATTCCGGCGATCGGACCGTGGCGGGACATCGTCGCCGACACCGGCTTGGACAAGGCCGCCAAGCTGATCAAGGACGCCGGACTTCGCGTCTCGTCCCTCTGCCGGGGCGGTTTCCTCACAGCGGCCGACGCCGAAGGGCAGGCGGCCGCCCTGGCCGACAACCGGGCGGCCATCCTGGAAGCCGTGGCGCTGGATACGCGGGAGCTGTTCCTGGTGGTCGGCGGGCTCGCGCCGGGCGAGAAGGACGTCGTCGCAGCCCGCCGTCGCGTGGTCGATCGCCTAGAGGACCTGGTGCCCTTCGCCGTCGAGCACGGGGTCCGGCTGGTGCTTGAACCCCTGCACCCGATGTACGCGGCGGACCGAGCCCTCATCTCGACCCTGGGCCAGGCACTCGACCTCGCCGCACCCTACGACGCAAGGGCGGTCGGCGTCGCCGTCGACACCTTCCACGTCTGGTGGGACCCCGAACTGAAGCAGCAGATCCAGCGGGCCGGCCGGGAGAACCGGATCGCGTCCTACCAAGTGTGCGACTTCAACCTCCCCATCGCTGCCGACGCGCTGCTCTCGCGCGGCATGATGGGAGACGGCGTGATCGACTTCGCGACGATCGGCAGCTGGGTGCGCGACGCCGGCTACGCTGGCGACATCGAAGTGGAAATCTTCAACCAGGACATCTGGGACGCCGACGGCGACGCGGTCCTGGCAGCCATGAAACAGCGCTACGCGGAGCTCGTGCTGCCGTACGCCTAG
- a CDS encoding dihydrodipicolinate synthase family protein has translation MTSLLLPNNDGGTRLYRLQPATSWARPTAPLTSRRAYAAAHVIPEATADNTPGAPAHLDWDATMAYRHELWSYGLGVADAMDTAQRGMGLDWAATQQLIKRTGVEAASVVASGNAATAGKTVRDLVSCGAGTDQLDLASVPEGPSGIKAVLDAYREQIAVVSEAGPKVIIMTSRALAKVAASPGDYLHVYSTLLTEVDQPVILHWLGTMFDPALAGYWGSNDVAEATETFLGLIRDHADRVDGVKVSLLDASHEVALRSALPAGVRLYTGDDFNYPELIDGDGAHHSDALLGIFAAIYPAASVALQKYDAGDAADARAILDSTRELGKHIFSAPTFYYKTGIAFMSWLNGKQPGFQMVGGLHSGRSVVHLARTFELADQAGLLRDPALAAFRMSDYLRINGVGA, from the coding sequence ATGACTTCCCTTCTCCTCCCAAACAACGACGGCGGGACCCGCCTCTACAGGTTGCAGCCGGCCACGTCGTGGGCCAGGCCGACGGCGCCGCTGACGTCCCGGCGCGCCTATGCCGCCGCGCACGTGATTCCGGAAGCGACAGCCGACAATACCCCGGGCGCCCCGGCGCACTTGGACTGGGACGCCACGATGGCGTACCGGCACGAGCTGTGGTCCTACGGCCTGGGCGTTGCTGATGCCATGGACACCGCCCAGCGCGGCATGGGCCTGGACTGGGCCGCGACGCAGCAGCTCATCAAGCGAACCGGCGTCGAAGCGGCCTCCGTGGTGGCGTCAGGCAACGCCGCCACCGCTGGCAAGACCGTCCGGGATCTCGTGTCCTGCGGCGCCGGAACGGACCAGCTGGACCTCGCCTCTGTTCCCGAGGGTCCCTCCGGTATCAAGGCCGTGCTGGACGCGTACCGCGAGCAGATCGCCGTCGTGAGCGAAGCCGGGCCGAAGGTCATCATCATGACGTCCCGGGCGCTGGCCAAAGTGGCTGCAAGCCCCGGGGACTATCTGCACGTCTACTCCACGCTCCTCACTGAAGTGGACCAGCCGGTCATCCTGCACTGGCTCGGGACCATGTTCGACCCCGCATTGGCCGGCTATTGGGGCTCTAACGACGTCGCCGAAGCAACTGAAACCTTCCTTGGCCTGATCCGCGATCACGCGGACAGGGTGGACGGCGTGAAGGTCTCGCTGCTGGACGCTTCGCATGAAGTTGCCCTGCGCTCAGCCCTTCCGGCGGGCGTCCGCCTCTACACCGGCGACGATTTCAACTACCCGGAACTGATCGACGGCGACGGCGCCCACCACTCGGACGCGCTGCTGGGCATCTTCGCCGCGATCTACCCTGCCGCTTCGGTGGCGTTGCAGAAGTACGACGCCGGCGACGCTGCGGACGCACGCGCCATCCTGGACTCCACCCGCGAACTGGGCAAACACATCTTCAGCGCCCCCACGTTCTACTACAAGACCGGGATCGCCTTCATGTCCTGGCTCAACGGCAAGCAGCCCGGATTCCAGATGGTCGGCGGACTGCATTCCGGCCGCTCGGTGGTCCACCTGGCGCGCACCTTCGAACTCGCCGACCAGGCCGGGCTCCTGCGCGATCCAGCGCTGGCCGCCTTCCGGATGTCCGATTACCTTCGCATCAACGGAGTGGGCGCATGA
- a CDS encoding Gfo/Idh/MocA family protein — protein sequence MGYETKTIRIAMNGITGRMGYRQHLLRSILPIRDAGGFTLADGTRVQVEPILVGRNEAKIRELAELNKVSEWSTDLDAVINDPTVDVVFDASMTSLRAATLKKAMRAGKHIFTEKPTAETLEEAIELARIGKESGVTAGVVHDKLYLPGLVKLRRLVDEGFFGRILSIRGEFGYWVFEGDIQAAQRPSWNYRKEDGGGMTTDMFCHWNYVLEGIIGKVKSVNAKTATHIPTRWDEQGKEYKATADDASYGIFELETPGGDDVVGQINSSWAVRIYRDELVEFQIDGTHGSAVAGLNKCVAQQRAHTPKPVWNPDLPVTESFRSQWQEVPANADLDNGFKLQWEEFLRDVVAGREHRFGLLSAARGVQLAELGLRSNDERRTIDIPEIEL from the coding sequence ATGGGCTACGAAACAAAGACGATCCGCATCGCCATGAACGGCATCACCGGCCGGATGGGCTACCGCCAGCACCTGCTGCGTTCCATCCTCCCCATCCGGGACGCCGGGGGCTTTACCTTGGCGGACGGCACCCGCGTCCAGGTTGAACCGATCCTGGTGGGCCGCAACGAAGCGAAAATCCGCGAACTCGCCGAACTCAACAAAGTCTCCGAGTGGTCCACCGACCTCGACGCAGTCATCAACGACCCCACGGTCGACGTCGTTTTCGATGCGTCGATGACCAGCCTCCGCGCGGCGACCCTGAAAAAGGCAATGCGCGCCGGGAAACACATTTTCACCGAGAAGCCGACGGCCGAGACGCTGGAAGAAGCCATCGAACTGGCCCGGATCGGCAAGGAATCCGGCGTCACGGCCGGCGTGGTGCACGACAAGCTTTACCTGCCGGGCCTGGTCAAGCTGCGCCGCCTCGTGGATGAGGGTTTCTTCGGCCGCATCCTCTCCATCCGCGGCGAGTTCGGCTACTGGGTCTTCGAAGGCGACATCCAGGCAGCGCAGCGCCCGTCCTGGAACTACCGCAAGGAAGACGGCGGCGGAATGACAACGGACATGTTCTGCCACTGGAACTACGTCCTGGAAGGCATCATCGGCAAGGTCAAGAGCGTCAACGCCAAGACCGCCACCCACATCCCGACCCGCTGGGACGAACAGGGCAAGGAATACAAGGCCACGGCCGACGACGCGTCCTACGGCATCTTCGAGCTTGAGACCCCTGGCGGAGACGACGTCGTCGGCCAGATCAACTCTTCCTGGGCCGTCCGCATCTACCGCGACGAACTCGTGGAGTTCCAGATCGACGGCACGCACGGCTCCGCCGTGGCGGGCTTGAACAAGTGCGTCGCGCAGCAGCGCGCCCACACCCCCAAGCCCGTCTGGAATCCGGACTTGCCCGTCACGGAGTCCTTCCGCAGCCAGTGGCAGGAAGTCCCCGCCAACGCCGATCTGGACAACGGCTTCAAGCTGCAGTGGGAAGAATTCCTGCGCGACGTCGTTGCCGGCCGCGAGCACCGCTTCGGCCTGCTTTCTGCTGCCCGCGGCGTGCAGCTCGCCGAGCTCGGCCTGCGGTCCAACGACGAGCGCCGCACCATCGACATCCCGGAGATCGAGCTCTGA
- a CDS encoding LacI family DNA-binding transcriptional regulator encodes MTASTLSEVAKLAGVSPATASRVLNGSARTPAPEIAERVRQAADTLGYIANAQAQGLAKARSGLIGLIVHDIADPYFSAIARGVQAAAREQHKMVLLATTEGTPTDERAAVAAFAARRADSIVIAGSRSTQPGDKGGNAELAAELDRYCRNGGKVGVVGHGIIGASQTDGYHVVSVPNEELAAELAAKLAAGNHGDFVIISGPEGRLTSDDRIRGFQRGLTDAGRQQAEVIRSGFDREGGYEAGLQLATRIKAGQTAGAGRSAGAPGARLCIFAANDVMAIGAVAALRSQGLRIPRDALIAGFDDIETLRDFRPALTTVSLPLEEIGRLATLGSSNEREAGEELSTHSAVTGAVVLRRSTETSPSA; translated from the coding sequence GTGACTGCAAGCACGCTGTCCGAAGTGGCCAAACTGGCCGGCGTCTCCCCCGCCACGGCCTCCCGGGTACTCAATGGTTCTGCCAGGACACCCGCACCGGAGATCGCCGAGCGCGTCCGGCAGGCGGCCGACACCCTCGGCTACATCGCGAATGCCCAGGCCCAGGGCCTCGCAAAAGCGCGCTCCGGGCTGATCGGGCTGATTGTGCACGACATCGCCGATCCCTACTTCTCGGCCATAGCCCGCGGCGTCCAGGCTGCCGCACGGGAACAACACAAGATGGTTCTCCTGGCCACGACCGAGGGCACACCCACTGACGAACGGGCCGCCGTCGCCGCCTTCGCCGCGCGCAGGGCGGACTCCATCGTGATAGCGGGATCGCGATCGACCCAGCCTGGCGACAAGGGCGGTAACGCCGAATTGGCCGCTGAACTCGACCGGTACTGCCGCAATGGCGGCAAGGTCGGCGTCGTGGGCCACGGCATCATCGGAGCCTCCCAAACGGACGGCTACCACGTCGTTTCCGTTCCTAACGAAGAACTGGCTGCGGAGCTCGCCGCCAAACTCGCCGCCGGCAACCACGGCGACTTCGTCATCATCAGCGGCCCGGAAGGACGGTTGACATCAGATGACCGCATCCGGGGATTCCAGCGAGGTCTGACTGACGCCGGACGGCAGCAGGCCGAGGTGATCCGCAGCGGATTCGACCGCGAGGGCGGCTACGAAGCCGGACTCCAGCTCGCAACCCGGATCAAAGCCGGACAAACAGCGGGGGCTGGGCGATCGGCTGGCGCCCCCGGGGCCCGGCTCTGCATTTTTGCCGCGAACGACGTGATGGCCATCGGCGCAGTGGCCGCGCTTCGCTCCCAGGGCTTGAGGATCCCCCGCGATGCACTGATTGCGGGATTCGATGACATTGAAACCTTGCGCGACTTCCGCCCGGCCCTCACCACCGTGAGCCTGCCGCTTGAAGAGATCGGCAGGCTCGCCACCCTCGGAAGCTCCAACGAGCGTGAGGCGGGCGAAGAGCTCAGCACCCATTCCGCCGTCACGGGCGCGGTTGTGCTGCGACGCAGCACCGAAACGTCGCCCTCGGCGTAA
- a CDS encoding MFS transporter has translation MKIDASRQRSSTGPRPSSTTRKAAASGWIGSALEYYDWFIYAQAAALVFPGVFFPAGNPTVALIASLGTYAVGYVARPIGAFVLGQWGDKHGRKNVLVLAMLMMGASTFAVALLPTYSQVGLLAPVLLVAVRLIQGFAVAGELSGASAMIVEHAPFGRRGFYASFALQGTQAGQIIAAAVFLPLSAVLSNEAFKSWGWRIPFLLSALVVFAGYMIRRRVEETPIFTEEKAHQDIPKMPIVRVLRESGLDVVRAICMTLVNVVGVTVAVFGAAYATQPGYGVGMSTTVYLWIPVLANVVALALIPLFGDLSDRFGRRPLMIFGSLSSGVLAYAYLYAVSQNNVLLTIVLSIIMWGTLYQVWNATFASFFQELFPARTRVTGFAISQNIGLVITAFLPSIFAAIAPPGSADVPIIIGSICFGICVIGAVAAWSARETYRIPLNQLGTANATPVAREEYRQLRSGAR, from the coding sequence ATGAAGATCGACGCGAGCAGGCAGCGAAGTTCAACCGGACCGCGACCGTCCAGCACCACGAGGAAAGCGGCAGCCAGCGGCTGGATCGGCAGCGCCCTTGAGTACTACGACTGGTTCATCTACGCGCAGGCCGCTGCGCTCGTCTTCCCGGGCGTCTTCTTTCCCGCGGGAAACCCGACTGTTGCGCTGATCGCTTCGCTCGGCACATACGCCGTGGGCTATGTGGCTCGCCCGATTGGTGCCTTCGTCCTCGGACAATGGGGCGACAAGCACGGCCGGAAGAACGTCCTGGTCCTCGCCATGTTAATGATGGGCGCGTCGACCTTCGCCGTCGCTTTGTTGCCGACTTATAGCCAGGTCGGGCTTCTGGCACCCGTCCTCCTGGTTGCCGTCCGTCTCATCCAGGGCTTCGCGGTGGCCGGCGAGCTGAGCGGCGCCAGCGCCATGATCGTGGAGCACGCGCCGTTCGGCCGCCGGGGCTTCTACGCAAGCTTCGCGCTCCAAGGCACCCAGGCCGGACAGATCATTGCCGCGGCTGTCTTCCTCCCGCTCTCCGCCGTACTCTCCAATGAAGCGTTCAAATCCTGGGGCTGGCGCATTCCGTTCCTCCTCAGCGCCCTCGTGGTGTTCGCCGGGTACATGATCCGCCGCCGGGTCGAAGAAACCCCCATCTTTACTGAGGAAAAGGCGCACCAGGACATCCCGAAGATGCCGATCGTCCGCGTTCTGCGGGAAAGCGGCCTGGACGTGGTCCGGGCAATCTGCATGACCTTGGTCAACGTCGTCGGCGTCACCGTCGCGGTCTTCGGTGCGGCGTACGCCACCCAGCCGGGTTACGGCGTCGGGATGAGTACTACTGTCTACCTCTGGATCCCGGTCCTGGCCAACGTCGTCGCACTCGCCCTTATCCCCTTGTTCGGAGATCTGTCGGATCGGTTCGGCCGCCGGCCGTTGATGATCTTCGGCTCGTTGAGTTCCGGCGTCCTGGCCTACGCCTACCTGTACGCGGTGAGCCAGAACAACGTACTGCTCACGATCGTCCTCTCGATCATCATGTGGGGCACGCTGTACCAGGTCTGGAATGCAACCTTCGCCAGCTTCTTCCAGGAGCTCTTCCCCGCCCGCACCCGCGTCACGGGATTCGCCATCTCGCAGAACATCGGCCTCGTCATCACCGCGTTTCTTCCGAGCATCTTCGCGGCAATCGCCCCGCCGGGATCGGCGGATGTCCCGATCATCATCGGGTCCATCTGTTTCGGAATCTGTGTCATCGGCGCCGTGGCTGCCTGGTCGGCCCGTGAAACCTACCGTATCCCGCTCAACCAACTGGGGACGGCGAACGCGACGCCCGTTGCCCGCGAGGAGTACCGCCAGCTTCGGAGCGGCGCCCGGTAA
- a CDS encoding L-rhamnose mutarotase, producing MRVCFRSSVKPSQIPEYRRRHAAVWPEMLRELKAAGWNNYSLFLADDGLLVGYVECDDFGAARARMALTDVNARWQAEMALLFEDDEWTPDQGFVQLTEIFNLEDQLSGG from the coding sequence ATGCGCGTCTGCTTCCGTTCCTCGGTCAAACCCAGCCAGATTCCCGAATATCGACGCCGACACGCGGCCGTGTGGCCGGAGATGCTCCGTGAACTCAAGGCGGCCGGCTGGAACAACTACTCGTTGTTCCTCGCCGACGACGGGCTGCTGGTGGGATACGTGGAATGCGACGATTTCGGCGCGGCACGTGCCCGCATGGCCTTGACTGATGTGAATGCCCGTTGGCAAGCGGAAATGGCGCTCCTGTTCGAAGACGACGAATGGACGCCGGACCAAGGATTCGTCCAACTCACGGAAATCTTCAATCTCGAGGACCAATTGTCCGGAGGTTGA
- a CDS encoding acyl-CoA dehydrogenase family protein, which translates to MSQAHKVAAAVEHSAGSLPSLPGADFFDFESLLSVQEQRKLNELREFLATEIAPYAKDWWDKAEFPAHILPKLAALRLSTPTHRGYSNLFAGLVIAEMTRVDTSIATFFMVHHDLFIEALYEFGSKDQQDRYLDDASNLRTTGAFALTEPDHGSDVAGGLQTVARRVAGGADDGGDYWVLNGAKRWIGNGTFCDHMLVWARDEADGAVRGFIVDATLSGVTRTKIENKIALRTVQNADIVLKDVRIAEADRFAGINSFADTNHLLRGSRLMVAWQAVGQQLAAFDVARKYALERRQFGRPLAKFQLIQQQLVDMLGNAVASMGMMVRIAQLQEDIYTDSKGVRHGGAQMAQVALAKAYCSARMRETVAMGRSILGGNGIVTDYRMAKIFADAEAIYTYEGSFEINSLIVGRAVTGVSAIV; encoded by the coding sequence GTGAGCCAGGCGCACAAGGTGGCGGCCGCTGTGGAACACTCGGCGGGTTCTTTGCCCTCCTTGCCTGGGGCGGACTTTTTCGATTTCGAATCGCTCCTCAGCGTCCAGGAACAGCGCAAACTCAATGAGCTCCGGGAATTCCTCGCCACCGAAATCGCGCCGTATGCCAAGGATTGGTGGGACAAGGCCGAGTTCCCGGCGCACATCCTGCCCAAGCTCGCGGCCCTTCGCCTAAGCACCCCCACGCACCGCGGCTACAGCAACCTGTTCGCCGGGCTCGTGATCGCGGAAATGACCCGCGTGGACACCTCTATTGCCACGTTCTTCATGGTCCACCACGACCTCTTCATCGAGGCGCTCTACGAGTTCGGCTCCAAGGACCAGCAGGACCGGTACCTCGACGACGCCTCAAACCTCCGGACCACCGGAGCGTTTGCGCTCACGGAACCGGATCACGGTTCCGACGTGGCCGGCGGCCTGCAGACGGTGGCCCGCCGGGTCGCCGGGGGAGCCGACGACGGCGGTGACTACTGGGTGTTGAACGGCGCCAAGCGCTGGATCGGCAACGGGACGTTCTGCGATCACATGTTGGTCTGGGCCCGGGACGAAGCTGACGGCGCCGTCCGAGGCTTCATCGTGGACGCCACGCTGTCCGGAGTGACGCGCACCAAGATCGAGAACAAAATCGCCCTGCGCACCGTGCAAAACGCCGACATTGTCCTCAAAGACGTGCGGATTGCCGAGGCGGATCGTTTCGCCGGGATCAACAGCTTCGCCGACACCAACCACCTGCTGCGCGGATCCAGGCTCATGGTGGCCTGGCAGGCTGTGGGGCAGCAGTTGGCGGCGTTCGACGTCGCCCGGAAGTACGCGCTTGAACGCCGGCAGTTCGGCCGACCGCTGGCGAAGTTCCAGCTCATCCAGCAGCAATTGGTGGACATGCTCGGAAATGCCGTGGCCAGCATGGGCATGATGGTGCGGATCGCCCAGCTGCAGGAGGACATCTACACGGACAGCAAGGGAGTGCGGCACGGCGGAGCCCAAATGGCACAGGTGGCCCTGGCCAAGGCGTACTGCAGCGCCCGGATGCGCGAAACCGTGGCGATGGGCCGGTCCATCCTGGGCGGGAACGGCATCGTGACCGATTACCGGATGGCCAAGATCTTTGCCGATGCCGAGGCGATCTACACCTACGAAGGATCGTTCGAGATCAACTCGCTCATCGTGGGCCGGGCCGTGACAGGGGTTTCCGCGATCGTTTGA
- a CDS encoding SDR family NAD(P)-dependent oxidoreductase, with product MDIKGAVALITGGASGLGAATARRLLDAGASVVLLDLHSSPGEALAAELNALGAEGRALFVPADVTNEEQVQAAVDAAVALGPLRILVNCAGVATPGKVLGKDGVLPLENFNRVIQINLVGTFNVIRLAAAAMAQNEPASTELGGEERGVIINTASVAAFDGQIGQPAYAASKGAVAAMTLPLAREFARSLVRVMAIAPGIFETPMLAGLPQDAQLSLGQQVPHPARLGRPAEYANLVAHIVENAMLNGETIRLDGAIRMAPK from the coding sequence ATGGACATCAAGGGCGCAGTTGCGTTGATAACCGGCGGGGCTTCGGGACTGGGGGCCGCAACCGCAAGGCGATTGCTCGACGCCGGAGCATCGGTAGTGCTGCTTGACCTCCATTCCTCTCCCGGAGAGGCTCTCGCTGCCGAACTCAATGCCTTGGGGGCCGAGGGCAGGGCCTTGTTCGTCCCCGCCGACGTCACCAATGAAGAGCAAGTGCAAGCCGCCGTCGACGCTGCCGTCGCGCTGGGCCCGCTCCGGATCCTGGTCAACTGCGCCGGCGTAGCAACCCCGGGCAAGGTGCTCGGCAAGGACGGCGTGCTGCCGCTGGAGAACTTCAACAGGGTCATCCAGATCAACCTCGTGGGCACCTTCAACGTGATCCGCCTGGCCGCCGCCGCAATGGCCCAAAACGAGCCTGCGTCCACCGAGCTCGGTGGCGAGGAACGCGGCGTCATCATCAACACAGCCTCCGTGGCGGCTTTCGATGGACAGATCGGGCAGCCTGCATATGCCGCGTCCAAGGGAGCCGTGGCCGCGATGACGTTGCCCCTGGCCCGTGAATTTGCGCGCTCGCTGGTGCGGGTCATGGCCATCGCGCCGGGCATCTTCGAAACCCCGATGCTCGCCGGCTTGCCCCAGGACGCGCAGCTCTCCCTAGGCCAGCAGGTACCCCACCCCGCACGTCTTGGCCGCCCCGCCGAGTACGCCAACCTCGTGGCGCACATCGTGGAAAACGCCATGCTCAACGGCGAAACCATCCGCCTCGACGGCGCCATCCGGATGGCACCCAAGTGA
- a CDS encoding glycoside hydrolase family 76 protein: MSAPDAPQGTTGTPDWAARADHGARSVTRHFGRRLLSLPGTHLATPIQPSNGFPGQPWNYWWQAHYVDCLVDAGLRELASGSRFNGGDRPSAGRLASRLVTTVRLRNFLRYVNSYYDDMAWLALAVLRLDALAEKAHQPGRRRNARLQKSLSPQFESASTDDMGGGTFWSTKRDFKNTPATAPVALHFARTGKPERAQGLLDWLDATLFEPTRGLYLDGAWIKEGKLVLAEEVYTYNQGPVLGALLELGGDANLARAAALVGSVAEHLTVCGPDTQGKLVLRGEGAGDGGLFTGILVRYLALAAGDVRLPAPTRATAGQLVLDTAEAVWAGRTVRAYAAHGTSGKYDDDAGWLIFSAEPQRPAAGTYPAGTAVELSTQLQAWMVLEAAARVQLLSVPGPSLEL, encoded by the coding sequence ATGTCCGCCCCCGACGCCCCGCAGGGCACCACCGGAACACCGGATTGGGCCGCGCGAGCCGACCACGGCGCACGTTCGGTGACCCGGCATTTCGGGCGGCGCCTCCTTTCCCTTCCCGGAACACATCTTGCTACGCCGATCCAGCCCTCCAACGGTTTCCCGGGTCAGCCGTGGAACTACTGGTGGCAGGCTCACTACGTCGACTGCCTCGTGGACGCCGGGTTGCGCGAACTGGCCTCGGGATCAAGATTCAACGGCGGTGATCGCCCGAGCGCTGGCCGGCTCGCTTCACGCCTGGTCACCACTGTCCGCTTGCGCAATTTCCTGCGCTACGTCAACAGCTACTACGACGACATGGCATGGCTCGCCCTCGCCGTCCTGCGCCTGGACGCCCTGGCCGAAAAGGCGCACCAGCCCGGCCGTCGACGCAACGCCCGCTTGCAGAAAAGTCTCTCTCCGCAATTCGAGTCGGCCTCCACCGACGACATGGGCGGCGGCACCTTCTGGAGCACCAAACGAGATTTCAAGAACACCCCGGCGACGGCGCCGGTGGCACTGCACTTCGCCCGGACCGGCAAGCCGGAGCGGGCCCAAGGGCTCCTGGACTGGCTCGACGCGACGCTCTTCGAACCCACCCGCGGCCTGTACCTCGACGGGGCTTGGATCAAGGAAGGCAAGCTCGTCCTCGCGGAAGAGGTCTACACCTACAACCAAGGCCCAGTGCTCGGCGCCTTGTTGGAGCTGGGTGGGGATGCGAACCTGGCACGCGCGGCCGCCTTGGTGGGCTCGGTGGCCGAACATCTGACCGTCTGTGGGCCTGACACTCAGGGGAAACTCGTTCTTCGCGGTGAAGGCGCCGGCGACGGCGGACTCTTCACCGGAATCCTCGTCAGATACCTGGCCCTCGCCGCTGGGGATGTGCGCTTGCCCGCGCCCACCCGCGCTACCGCAGGCCAATTAGTGCTCGACACCGCGGAGGCGGTCTGGGCGGGGCGGACTGTGCGCGCCTACGCTGCCCACGGGACGTCCGGAAAGTACGACGACGACGCCGGCTGGCTCATCTTCTCGGCGGAACCACAGCGTCCGGCCGCCGGGACGTATCCGGCGGGCACCGCCGTCGAGCTTTCCACCCAACTGCAGGCGTGGATGGTGCTGGAAGCCGCCGCGCGCGTCCAGTTATTGTCAGTGCCGGGGCCTAGTCTGGAGCTGTGA
- a CDS encoding YdeI/OmpD-associated family protein codes for MAVELEELIVKDAAEWRSWLEEHGGDSPGVWLVLHKKGGNVTELDYAAALDEALCFGWIDGQGRRRDDESVFQRMTRRGPKSPWSKRNVGHIARLEAEGKMTPAGWAAVDSAKADGRWEAAYVGQADAEVPEDLAAAIAAVPEAQAMFDVLTAVNRYSLIYRTNSVKKAETRARKIAGFVEMLARQETLYPQKKKPAPVGE; via the coding sequence ATGGCTGTTGAACTTGAAGAACTGATCGTCAAAGACGCTGCCGAATGGCGGTCCTGGCTCGAAGAGCATGGCGGCGATAGCCCCGGCGTATGGCTCGTGCTGCACAAGAAGGGCGGCAACGTGACGGAGCTCGATTACGCCGCTGCCTTGGACGAGGCCCTTTGTTTCGGTTGGATCGACGGCCAAGGCAGAAGGCGCGACGACGAAAGCGTCTTCCAGCGCATGACCCGTCGCGGCCCCAAAAGCCCATGGTCCAAACGGAACGTCGGGCACATTGCCCGTTTGGAAGCTGAAGGCAAGATGACCCCGGCCGGATGGGCCGCCGTCGACAGCGCAAAGGCGGACGGGCGTTGGGAAGCGGCCTACGTGGGCCAAGCGGACGCGGAAGTCCCGGAGGACCTCGCTGCCGCCATCGCCGCAGTTCCCGAAGCCCAGGCGATGTTCGATGTGCTGACCGCGGTCAACCGCTATTCCCTGATCTACCGCACCAACTCGGTGAAGAAGGCGGAAACTCGGGCCAGGAAGATCGCTGGTTTTGTCGAGATGTTGGCGCGACAGGAGACTCTGTATCCGCAGAAGAAAAAGCCGGCGCCTGTGGGGGAGTAG
- a CDS encoding VOC family protein, which produces MLRVRPVQFTSDVAAWKHLLVALGLVCVEDHGDWVEFDAGSGRVALHRVSPGSPDDGTTVFGVEVGDLAEFARRTVADGTRAELFDADRRQAVRVTARDGFTFLADKASSRTTSPEADPGLAVVGTWLTPDVPGAAQELRNIGARPRHASADLADFSTKNGGILLVRESPETAAGSLAFEYDGDLAALEARLTAAGLRAAFALAGSLLTIQAPLGRTITVAGSF; this is translated from the coding sequence ATGCTGCGTGTCCGACCCGTCCAGTTCACGTCCGACGTCGCCGCTTGGAAGCACCTTCTTGTGGCGCTGGGCCTCGTGTGCGTCGAGGACCACGGCGATTGGGTGGAGTTCGACGCCGGCTCCGGGCGGGTGGCCTTGCACCGTGTTTCCCCTGGCTCGCCCGACGACGGCACTACGGTATTCGGCGTCGAGGTCGGAGATCTGGCCGAGTTCGCCCGACGCACCGTTGCGGACGGAACCCGCGCCGAACTGTTCGACGCCGATCGCAGGCAGGCCGTCCGCGTCACCGCCCGGGACGGCTTCACGTTCCTTGCCGATAAGGCGAGCAGCCGCACGACCAGCCCGGAAGCGGATCCGGGGCTCGCCGTCGTCGGGACCTGGCTCACGCCGGATGTGCCAGGGGCCGCGCAGGAGTTGCGCAACATCGGCGCACGGCCGCGGCATGCGTCCGCGGACCTCGCGGATTTCAGCACGAAGAACGGCGGCATCCTTTTGGTCCGGGAGTCTCCGGAGACGGCTGCGGGAAGCCTGGCTTTCGAGTACGACGGCGACCTCGCAGCTCTGGAAGCCCGGCTCACCGCCGCCGGACTCAGGGCAGCCTTCGCCCTGGCCGGCTCGCTTCTCACGATCCAGGCCCCGCTCGGCCGAACCATCACTGTGGCCGGGTCCTTCTAA